The Mastomys coucha isolate ucsf_1 unplaced genomic scaffold, UCSF_Mcou_1 pScaffold4, whole genome shotgun sequence genome has a segment encoding these proteins:
- the LOC116076295 gene encoding zinc finger protein 883-like isoform X2: protein MRPKLEMEPVTFEDVAVNFTSGEWTLLDSSQKKLYRDVMKETFMNLISIEKTQEENVEEDYQNLRTQVIEKDGECEHGSQCEQTQAQIPEYIANEDLPPAVTVCGSSLYVRNVASNSPLDVHLSDPTQEKPSECKEPVEKAFKHEKCWEDMGHSKSFQVHGSSTEKSCDNQQCDAACGSLHCDQHQERTHDGSKNNENTFVKCTYNQIDETVHSEVKPFVCKQCGEAFVNSSHLISHERIHIVEKCYICKQCGKTFRYLSCFQKHERIHSGERPYVCEQCGKGFIQLKYLLMHQRIHGENSYECKHCEKVFTISSAHNVHENIQGGDKPYSCTHCGKAFTSPSDYNSCERIHTGENPFVCKKCGKAFKRLGHFMNHERIHTGEKPYACKHCGKAFTSSSDRNSHERIHTGEKPFVCKTCGKAFSRSDYLINHKRIHTGEKPYPCKYCGKAFATSSDRNSHERIHTGERSFLCKKCGKVFILSGDLIKHERIHTGEKPYSCKHCGKAFTTSSARNSHERIHTGEKPYTCKHCTKTFTTSSTRNSHEKTHTAEKHFTCNLCGKTFNSQSSYYTHKKIHSMKEKLYVCKHCGKEFTYCGNFLKHERIHTIETLSL from the exons GAGCCAGTGACCTTCGAGGATGTGGCTGTGAACTTCACCTCAGGAGAGTGGACTCTGTTGGATTCCAGTCAGAAGAAGCTCTACAGAGACGTGATGAAGGAGACCTTTATGAACCTGATCTCCATAG agaaaacacaagaagaaaatgttGAAGAGGACTACCAAAATCTCAG aactcaAGTGATTGAGAAAGATGGTGAATGTGAACATGGCAGTCAGTGTGAACAAACCCAGGCACAGATTCCAGAGTATATTGCTAATGAGGACTTGCCTCCTGCAGTAACAGTATGTGGAAGCAGTTTGTATGTCAGAAACGTTGCCAGTAATTCACCCTTGGATGTGCACCTCAGTGATCCAACTCAAGAGAAACCATCTGAGTGTAAGGAACCTGTGGAGAAGGCTTTTAAACATGAGAAATGCTGGGAAGATATGGGCCACTCTAAGTCATTTCAAGTTCATGGAAGTTCTacagagaaatcatgtgacaATCAGCAATGTGATGCAGCTTGTGGGAGTCTCCATTGTGATCAGCATCAGGAGAGAACTCATGATGGAAGCAAAAACAATGAGAACACCTTTGTGAAGTGTACATATAACCAGATAGATGAAACTGTCCATAGTGAAGTGAAGCCATTTGTGTGTAAGCAGTGTGGAGAAGCCTTTGTTAATTCCAGTCACCTTATCAGTCACGAGCGAATTCATATTGTAGAAAAGTGTTATATTTGCAAACAGTGTGGGAAAACATTTAGGTATTTGTCATGCTTCCAAAAACACGAAAGAATTCACAGTGGTGAGAGGCCTTATGTGTGCGAGCAATgtgggaaaggatttattcagttgAAATACCTTCTTATGCATCAAAGGATTCATGGAGAGAATTCTTATGAATGTAAACATTGTGAAAAAGTCTTCACTATTTCCAGTGCCCATAATGTTCATGAAAACATTCAAGGTGGAGACAAGCCATATTCATGTACACATTGTGGAAAAGCTTTCACTAGTCCCAGTGACTATAATAGTTGTgaaagaattcacactggagagaatcCCTTTGTATGTAAGAAATGTGGGAAAGCATTCAAACGTTTGGGTCATTTTATGAATCATgaaagaattcacactggagagaagccttatgcaTGTAAACATTGTGGAAAAGCCTTCACCAGTTCCAGTGACCGTAACAGTCATGAAAGAatacacactggagagaaaccctttgTATGTAAAACATGTGGGAAAGCATTCAGTCGTTCTGATTATCTTATCAATCATAAAAggattcatactggagagaagccttatccATGTAAGTATTGTGGGAAAGCCTTTGCCACTTCCAGTGACAGAAACAgtcatgaaagaattcatactggtgAGAGATCCTTTCTGTGTAAAAAATGTGGGAAAGTGTTCATTCTTTCTGGTGATCTAATCAAGCATGAAAggattcacactggagagaagccgtATTCATGCAAACATTGTGGGAAAGCTTTCACTACTTCAAGTGCCCGTAACAGTCATGAAAggattcacactggagagaagccttatacATGTAAGCATTGCACAAAAACTTTTACCACTTCCAGTACCCGTAACAGTCACGAAAAGACTCACACTGCAGAGAAGCATTTTACATGTAACCTTTGTGGGAAAACCTTCAACAGTCAGAGTTCCTATTACACTCATAAAAAAATCCATTCTATGAAAGAGAAACTTTATGTATGTAAACACTGTGGGAAAGAATTCACTTACTGTGGTAATTTCCTTaagcatgaaagaattcatactatAGAAACATTATCCCTGTGA
- the LOC116076295 gene encoding zinc finger protein 883-like isoform X1, with protein sequence MKPDSGDGPRLPTDDCSKKNIRKEPVTFEDVAVNFTSGEWTLLDSSQKKLYRDVMKETFMNLISIEKTQEENVEEDYQNLRTQVIEKDGECEHGSQCEQTQAQIPEYIANEDLPPAVTVCGSSLYVRNVASNSPLDVHLSDPTQEKPSECKEPVEKAFKHEKCWEDMGHSKSFQVHGSSTEKSCDNQQCDAACGSLHCDQHQERTHDGSKNNENTFVKCTYNQIDETVHSEVKPFVCKQCGEAFVNSSHLISHERIHIVEKCYICKQCGKTFRYLSCFQKHERIHSGERPYVCEQCGKGFIQLKYLLMHQRIHGENSYECKHCEKVFTISSAHNVHENIQGGDKPYSCTHCGKAFTSPSDYNSCERIHTGENPFVCKKCGKAFKRLGHFMNHERIHTGEKPYACKHCGKAFTSSSDRNSHERIHTGEKPFVCKTCGKAFSRSDYLINHKRIHTGEKPYPCKYCGKAFATSSDRNSHERIHTGERSFLCKKCGKVFILSGDLIKHERIHTGEKPYSCKHCGKAFTTSSARNSHERIHTGEKPYTCKHCTKTFTTSSTRNSHEKTHTAEKHFTCNLCGKTFNSQSSYYTHKKIHSMKEKLYVCKHCGKEFTYCGNFLKHERIHTIETLSL encoded by the exons atgaaacCTGATAGTGGAGATGGTCCAAGGTTACCTACAGATGACTGTTCAAAAAAGAATATCCGCAAG GAGCCAGTGACCTTCGAGGATGTGGCTGTGAACTTCACCTCAGGAGAGTGGACTCTGTTGGATTCCAGTCAGAAGAAGCTCTACAGAGACGTGATGAAGGAGACCTTTATGAACCTGATCTCCATAG agaaaacacaagaagaaaatgttGAAGAGGACTACCAAAATCTCAG aactcaAGTGATTGAGAAAGATGGTGAATGTGAACATGGCAGTCAGTGTGAACAAACCCAGGCACAGATTCCAGAGTATATTGCTAATGAGGACTTGCCTCCTGCAGTAACAGTATGTGGAAGCAGTTTGTATGTCAGAAACGTTGCCAGTAATTCACCCTTGGATGTGCACCTCAGTGATCCAACTCAAGAGAAACCATCTGAGTGTAAGGAACCTGTGGAGAAGGCTTTTAAACATGAGAAATGCTGGGAAGATATGGGCCACTCTAAGTCATTTCAAGTTCATGGAAGTTCTacagagaaatcatgtgacaATCAGCAATGTGATGCAGCTTGTGGGAGTCTCCATTGTGATCAGCATCAGGAGAGAACTCATGATGGAAGCAAAAACAATGAGAACACCTTTGTGAAGTGTACATATAACCAGATAGATGAAACTGTCCATAGTGAAGTGAAGCCATTTGTGTGTAAGCAGTGTGGAGAAGCCTTTGTTAATTCCAGTCACCTTATCAGTCACGAGCGAATTCATATTGTAGAAAAGTGTTATATTTGCAAACAGTGTGGGAAAACATTTAGGTATTTGTCATGCTTCCAAAAACACGAAAGAATTCACAGTGGTGAGAGGCCTTATGTGTGCGAGCAATgtgggaaaggatttattcagttgAAATACCTTCTTATGCATCAAAGGATTCATGGAGAGAATTCTTATGAATGTAAACATTGTGAAAAAGTCTTCACTATTTCCAGTGCCCATAATGTTCATGAAAACATTCAAGGTGGAGACAAGCCATATTCATGTACACATTGTGGAAAAGCTTTCACTAGTCCCAGTGACTATAATAGTTGTgaaagaattcacactggagagaatcCCTTTGTATGTAAGAAATGTGGGAAAGCATTCAAACGTTTGGGTCATTTTATGAATCATgaaagaattcacactggagagaagccttatgcaTGTAAACATTGTGGAAAAGCCTTCACCAGTTCCAGTGACCGTAACAGTCATGAAAGAatacacactggagagaaaccctttgTATGTAAAACATGTGGGAAAGCATTCAGTCGTTCTGATTATCTTATCAATCATAAAAggattcatactggagagaagccttatccATGTAAGTATTGTGGGAAAGCCTTTGCCACTTCCAGTGACAGAAACAgtcatgaaagaattcatactggtgAGAGATCCTTTCTGTGTAAAAAATGTGGGAAAGTGTTCATTCTTTCTGGTGATCTAATCAAGCATGAAAggattcacactggagagaagccgtATTCATGCAAACATTGTGGGAAAGCTTTCACTACTTCAAGTGCCCGTAACAGTCATGAAAggattcacactggagagaagccttatacATGTAAGCATTGCACAAAAACTTTTACCACTTCCAGTACCCGTAACAGTCACGAAAAGACTCACACTGCAGAGAAGCATTTTACATGTAACCTTTGTGGGAAAACCTTCAACAGTCAGAGTTCCTATTACACTCATAAAAAAATCCATTCTATGAAAGAGAAACTTTATGTATGTAAACACTGTGGGAAAGAATTCACTTACTGTGGTAATTTCCTTaagcatgaaagaattcatactatAGAAACATTATCCCTGTGA